The Spirosoma radiotolerans genome has a window encoding:
- a CDS encoding SDR family oxidoreductase: MNPLIVVTGGSKGIGRAIANRFVAEGFDAIVCARSVAGLEEPGFLPVAADLSTRDGVNTLLNYIHSLNRPVDVLVNNTGVFLPGQIQDEAEGTFEQLMSTNVASAYHLTRGLVGDMVARRRGHIFMMCSTASITAYTNGGSYCISKFALLGMSRVLREELKIHDVKVTAILPGATLTDSWAGTDLPEERFLKPNDVADSTWAAYSLSKSAVIEEVLIRPQLGDI, translated from the coding sequence ATGAATCCATTAATTGTGGTAACCGGTGGCTCCAAAGGCATCGGTCGCGCGATTGCCAACCGATTTGTAGCCGAAGGTTTCGATGCTATCGTTTGTGCCCGTTCGGTGGCGGGTCTGGAAGAACCCGGTTTCTTACCGGTTGCCGCCGATCTGTCGACGCGTGATGGCGTCAATACCCTGCTTAACTATATTCATTCGCTCAACCGGCCAGTCGACGTGCTGGTTAACAATACGGGTGTTTTTCTGCCGGGCCAGATTCAGGACGAAGCCGAAGGTACATTCGAGCAACTGATGAGCACCAATGTCGCCAGCGCGTATCACCTGACCCGCGGGCTGGTGGGTGATATGGTGGCCCGTCGGAGGGGACATATTTTTATGATGTGCTCTACGGCCAGCATTACGGCCTACACGAATGGAGGCTCTTATTGTATTTCTAAATTCGCGTTGCTGGGCATGAGCCGGGTGTTGCGCGAAGAACTGAAAATACACGATGTAAAGGTAACGGCCATCTTGCCGGGGGCTACGCTTACCGATAGCTGGGCCGGAACGGATTTGCCCGAAGAACGTTTTTTAAAACCCAATGATGTGGCCGATAGTACCTGGGCAGCGTATTCACTCTCAAAGAGTGCCGTTATTGAAGAAGTACTTATTCGCCCTCAATTAGGCGATATTTAA